From Oncorhynchus tshawytscha isolate Ot180627B linkage group LG27, Otsh_v2.0, whole genome shotgun sequence, a single genomic window includes:
- the LOC112259003 gene encoding ATP-dependent RNA helicase DDX42, whose protein sequence is MNWSKGGPSGKRGFGFGGFSLGGGGGGGGKKEELHVPQKSHTSFGGTGTAGGYGKNQQLPAFYKIGTKRANFDEENAYFEDDEEESSSTDLPYIPAENSPTRQQFRSGGGSDSEDDPLDAFMAQVEDQAAKDMKKLEEKEKEKKVEKGIRDDIEEEDEQEAYFRYMAENPTAGLTAEDEDENIDYDSDGNPIAPTTKKIIMPLPPMDHSEIVYPPFERNFYNEHEELLSLTGTEVFELRHKLNLRVSGAAPPKLSTSFAHFGFDEQLMHIIRKSEYTQPTPIQCQGVPIALSGRDMIGIAKTGSGKTAAFIWPMLVHIMDQKELETGEGPIAVIVCPTRELCQQIHAECKRFGKAYSLRSVAVYGGGSMWEQAKALQEGAEIVVCTPGRLIDHVKKKATSLQRVTYLVFDEADRMFDMGFEYQVRSIASHVRPDRQTLLFSATFRKKIERLARDILVDPIRVVQGDIGEANEDVTQVVEIMPSGVEKWGWLTRRLVEFTSSGSVLIFVTKKANCEELATNLTQEGHSLGLLHGDMDQSERNKVIADFKKKSLPVLVATDVAARGLDIPSIRTVVNYDVARDIDTHTHRIGRTGRAGEKGVAYTLLTSKDTSFAGDLVRNLEGANQSVSKELMDLAMQNPWFRKSRFKGGKGKKLNIGGGGLGYRERPGLGAGSSERSGGAAMGNYEGYSKPTGAMGDRMSAMKSAFQSQYKNHFVAASGMVPKLTTKSSSSSGWTSAGSLSSVPTGAPEGPDRPRGPPSLAMAPPAALGMGTKMAGFTSAGSLSSVSDSQATAPQGNAAPPSPREGPRDRHGDDRSRHGDGHYRDRRDRGERHSGVGERDRYGERDRHADRDRYGDKDRHGSSGRHGDSRNGDGSRRDRERDDCRGDRESGDRAGSEGRGDRAEGKGDREEDSFAVPDPPKRKKSRWDN, encoded by the exons ATGAACTGGAGCAAGGGTGGCCCAAGTGGTAAGCGAGGGTTCGGTTTTGGAGGATTTTcccttggtggtggtggtggtggaggaggaaagaAAGAAGAACTTCACGTGCCTCAGAAATCCCACACGTCCTTCGGAGGCACAGGGACAGCTGGAGGTTATGGCAAGAACCAGCAACTCCCTGCCTTCTACAAGATAGGAACAAAAAGAGCAAATTTTGATGAAGAGAATGC ATATTTtgaagatgatgaagaggagTCAAGCAGCACAGATTTGCCATATATCCCAGCTGAGAACTCCCCCACACGGCAACAATTCCGGTCTGGAGGGGGCTCAGACAGTGAGGATGATCCTCTGGATGCCTTCATGGCCCAAGTGGAG GACCAAGCAGCTAAAGACATGAAGAAACTGGAGGAAAAAGAGAAGGAAAAGAAGGTTGAAAA GGGTATACGTGATGACATTGAAGAGGAAGATGAACAA GAAGCCTACTTCCGCTACATGGCAGAGAATCCCACAGCTGGGCTGACCGCAGAGGACGAGGATGAGAACATAGACTACGACAGTGATGGGAATCCCATTGCCCCCACCACTAAGAAGATCATCATGCCCCTGCCCCCGATGGACCACTCTGAG ATTGTCTACCCACCTTTTGAGAGGAACTTCTACAACGAGCATGAGGAGCTTCTCAGCCTGACAGGCACCGAGGTGTTTGAGCTGAGACACAAACTCAACCTGCGG GTGTCTGGTGCCGCCCCTCCTAAACTCTCCACCAGCTTCGCCCACTTTGGGTTTGACGAGCAGCTGATGCACATAATCCGCAAGTCGGAGTACACTCAGCCAACACCTATTCAGTGCCAG GGAGTTCCCATTGCCCTGAGTGGGCGTGACATGATTGGCATTGCAAAAACTGGTAGTGGCAAGACTGCAGCCTTCATCTGGCCCATGCTAGTTCACATCATGGACCAGAAGGAACTGGAGACTGGAGAGGGGCCCATCGCAGTCATCGTGTGCCCCACCAGGGAGCTCTGTCAGCAG ATCCACGCGGAGTGTAAGCGTTTTGGGAAAGCCTACTCCCTGCGCTCGGTGGCGGTGTATGGAGGAGGCAGCATGTGGGAGCAGGCCAAGGCTCTTCAGGAGGGGGCAGAGATAGTTGTGTGCACCCCG ggtcgtctGATTGACCATGTGAAAAAGAAGGCCACCTCTCTGCAGAGAGTGACATACCTGGTGTTTGATGAGGCAGATAGAATGTTTGATATGGGCTTTG AGTATCAAGTGAGATCCATTGCCAGCCATGTCCGACCTGATCGacaga CTCTTCTGTTCAGCGCCACCTTCCGTAAGAAGATTGAGAGGCTGGCTAGAGATATCCTGGTGGACCCCATCCGCGTGGTGCAGGGAGACATCGGGGAG GCCAATGAGGATGTGACCCAGGTAGTGGAGATCATGCCCAGTGGGGTGGAGAAGTGGGGCTGGCTGACCCGCCGCCTGGTGGAGTTTACCTCCTCTGGCTCTGTACTTATCTTCGTCACCAAGAAGGCCAACTGTGAAGAGCTGGCCACCAACCTGACCCAGGAGGGTCACAGCCTGGGCCTGCTGCACGGAGACATGGACCAGAGTGAGAGGAACAAGGTCATCGCTGACTTCAAGAAGAAGAGTTTGCCCGTGCTGGTGGCCACCGACGTGGCAG CCCGTGGTCTGGATATCCCTTCAATACGCACAGTAGTGAACTATGACGTGGCTCGGgacatcgacacacacacacaccgaattgGCCGAACAGGTCGTGCTGGAGAAAAGGGTGTTGCCTACACCCTTCTCACCAGTAAAGACACATCATTTGCAGGAGACCTTGTGCGTAACCTGGAGGGAGCCAATCAAAGCGTCTCTAAGGAGCTGATGGACTTGGCAATGCAG AATCCCTGGTTCAGGAAATCACGCTTCAAGGGCGGCAAAGGGAAGAAGCTAAACATTGGAGGAGGTGGTCTGGGCTACAGAGAGAGGCCAGGATTGGGAGCTGGAAGTTCT GAGCGTAGTGGTGGTGCTGCCATGGGTAACTATGAGGGCTACAGCAAGCCTACCGGAGCCATGGGAGACCGCATGTCAGCAATGAAGTCAGCCTTCCAG TCTCAGTATAAGAACCACTTTGTGGCGGCGTCCGGCATGGTTCCTAAACTCACCACTAAGTCCAGTAGCTCTTCAGGCTGGACCAGCGCTGGAAGTCTGAGCTCCGTCCCCACCGGGGCCCCTGAGGGCCCAGACCGGCCACGTGGGCCCCCCTCCTTAGCCATGGCCCCCCCAGCAGCCCTCGGCATGGGCACCAAGATGGCAGGCTTCACCAGCGCTGGCTCCCTGAGCTCTGTGTCAGACAGCCAGGCCACTGCTCCTCAGGGGAATGCCGCCCCACCCTCACCCAGGGAAGGGCCCCGTGACAGACATGGTGATGACAGGAGTCGCCATGGAGATGGCCACTACCGTGACAGGAGAGACCGGGGTGAGCGGCACAGTGGCGTGGGAGAGCGGGACCGCTATGGGGAGCGGGACCGCCACGCAGACCGCGACAGGTACGGGGACAAGGATCGCCATGGCAGCAGCGGGCGCCATGGCGATAGTCGTAATGGAGACGGAAGTagaagggacagagagcgagacgaTTGTAGAGGTGACAGGGAGAGTGGAGACAGGGCAGGGAGTGAAGGAAGGGGGGACAGAGCTGAGGGGAAAGGAGACCGAGAGGAAGACAGCTTTGCAGTCCCAGATCCACCAAAACGCAAGAAGAGTAGGTGGGACAACTAA
- the LOC112259015 gene encoding STE20-related kinase adapter protein alpha isoform X1, producing MSFLRWVSEKLSVESLRDFEFFGEQAQGSSHRKAHEDSHESLTSVPRRDTMGSFLPDSSAYELLTIIGRGLEDLMTVNLARYRPTGEHVAIRRIDLESCTNEMVNYLQAELHVSKLFHHSSILPYRSIFIAENELWVISPFMAYGSARDLISSHFTDGMNELAIAYILLGMLKALDYIHHMGYVHRSVKASHVLISVDGQVCMSGLRSIISLIRHGQRARVVHDFPQYSIKVLPWLSPEVLQQNLQGYDFRSDIYSLGITACELANGHVPFKDMPATQMLLEKLNGTVPCLLDTTTIPPEELTMKPSRSGADSGICEGPSTGGAHHSNGEPSSSGSHPYSRTFSPHFHAFVELCLQRDPEKRPSASALIGHSFFKQIKRRPLEALPELFRPITPITGFESTQPQDAASVLASLESGLSHMDVDDWDF from the exons ATGTCTTTTCTG CGTTGGGTCTCAGAGAAATTGAGTGTGGAGAGCCTGAGGGATTTTGAGTTTTTTGGAG AGCAAGCTCAGGGAAGCTCTCACAGGAAA GCCCATGAAGACAGCCACGAGAGCCTGACCTCAGTCCCACGGCGGGACACCATGGGAAGCTTCCTCCCCGACAGCAGCGCCTATGAGCTCCTGACCATCATCG GTCGAGGCCTGGAGGACTTGATGACCGTCAACCTTGCCAGATACAGACCCACAGGGGAACACGTAGCAATCCGTCGGATTGACCTGGAGTCCTGCACCAATGAAATGGTCAACTACCTGCAG gctGAGCTCCATGTATCTAAGCTGTTCCACCACTCCAGCATCCTGCCCTACAGGAGTATCTTCATAGCAGAGAACGAGCTGTGGGTCATCTCTCCCTTCATGGCCTATG GGTCAGCCAGAGACCTGATCAGCAGCCACTTCACTGATGGGATGAATGAGCTGGCCATCGCCTACATCCTACTGGGCATGCTCAAAGCCCTGGACTACATCCACCACATGGGCTATGTACACCG GAGCGTGAAGGCCAGCCACGTGTTGATCTCGGTAGACGGTCAGGTGTGTATGTCTGGTCTGAGGAGCATCATCAGTCTGATCCGTCACGGCCAGCGGGCCAGAGTGGTCCATGACTTCCCCCAGTACAGCATCAAGGTGCTTCCCTGGCTCAGCCCAGAGGTGCTGCAGCAG AATCTGCAGGGATACGACTTCCGGTCAGACATCTACAGTCTTGGCATCACAGCCTGTGAGCTAGCCAATGGACATGTGCCCTTCAAAGACATGCCAGCCACACAG ATGTTGCTGGAGAAGCTGAACGGGACAGTCCCCTGTCTGTTGGACACCACAACCATCCCCCCAGAGGAGCTGACCATGAAGCCCTCCCGCTCTGGGGCTGACTCTGGGATCTGTGAGGGCCCCAGCACCGGAGGGGCCCACCACTCTAACGGAGAGCCCTCCTCCTCGGGGAGCCACCCCTACAGTCGTACCTTCTCTCCCCACTTCCATGCTTTTGTGGAGCTGTGTCTCCAGAGGGACCCAGAGAAGAG ACCCTCAGCCAGTGCGCTCATTGGTCATTCCTTCTTCAAACAG ATCAAGCGTCGGCCATTGGAGGCTCTGCCTGAGCTGTTCCGGCCCATAACGCCCATCACGGGCTTTGAGAGTACCCAGCCTCAGGACGCTGCCTCTGTACTGGCCAGCCTGGAGTCTGGCCTCAGCCACATGGATGTGGATGACTGGGACTTCTGA
- the LOC112259015 gene encoding STE20-related kinase adapter protein alpha isoform X2 — protein MSFLAHEDSHESLTSVPRRDTMGSFLPDSSAYELLTIIGRGLEDLMTVNLARYRPTGEHVAIRRIDLESCTNEMVNYLQAELHVSKLFHHSSILPYRSIFIAENELWVISPFMAYGSARDLISSHFTDGMNELAIAYILLGMLKALDYIHHMGYVHRSVKASHVLISVDGQVCMSGLRSIISLIRHGQRARVVHDFPQYSIKVLPWLSPEVLQQNLQGYDFRSDIYSLGITACELANGHVPFKDMPATQMLLEKLNGTVPCLLDTTTIPPEELTMKPSRSGADSGICEGPSTGGAHHSNGEPSSSGSHPYSRTFSPHFHAFVELCLQRDPEKRPSASALIGHSFFKQIKRRPLEALPELFRPITPITGFESTQPQDAASVLASLESGLSHMDVDDWDF, from the exons ATGTCTTTTCTG GCCCATGAAGACAGCCACGAGAGCCTGACCTCAGTCCCACGGCGGGACACCATGGGAAGCTTCCTCCCCGACAGCAGCGCCTATGAGCTCCTGACCATCATCG GTCGAGGCCTGGAGGACTTGATGACCGTCAACCTTGCCAGATACAGACCCACAGGGGAACACGTAGCAATCCGTCGGATTGACCTGGAGTCCTGCACCAATGAAATGGTCAACTACCTGCAG gctGAGCTCCATGTATCTAAGCTGTTCCACCACTCCAGCATCCTGCCCTACAGGAGTATCTTCATAGCAGAGAACGAGCTGTGGGTCATCTCTCCCTTCATGGCCTATG GGTCAGCCAGAGACCTGATCAGCAGCCACTTCACTGATGGGATGAATGAGCTGGCCATCGCCTACATCCTACTGGGCATGCTCAAAGCCCTGGACTACATCCACCACATGGGCTATGTACACCG GAGCGTGAAGGCCAGCCACGTGTTGATCTCGGTAGACGGTCAGGTGTGTATGTCTGGTCTGAGGAGCATCATCAGTCTGATCCGTCACGGCCAGCGGGCCAGAGTGGTCCATGACTTCCCCCAGTACAGCATCAAGGTGCTTCCCTGGCTCAGCCCAGAGGTGCTGCAGCAG AATCTGCAGGGATACGACTTCCGGTCAGACATCTACAGTCTTGGCATCACAGCCTGTGAGCTAGCCAATGGACATGTGCCCTTCAAAGACATGCCAGCCACACAG ATGTTGCTGGAGAAGCTGAACGGGACAGTCCCCTGTCTGTTGGACACCACAACCATCCCCCCAGAGGAGCTGACCATGAAGCCCTCCCGCTCTGGGGCTGACTCTGGGATCTGTGAGGGCCCCAGCACCGGAGGGGCCCACCACTCTAACGGAGAGCCCTCCTCCTCGGGGAGCCACCCCTACAGTCGTACCTTCTCTCCCCACTTCCATGCTTTTGTGGAGCTGTGTCTCCAGAGGGACCCAGAGAAGAG ACCCTCAGCCAGTGCGCTCATTGGTCATTCCTTCTTCAAACAG ATCAAGCGTCGGCCATTGGAGGCTCTGCCTGAGCTGTTCCGGCCCATAACGCCCATCACGGGCTTTGAGAGTACCCAGCCTCAGGACGCTGCCTCTGTACTGGCCAGCCTGGAGTCTGGCCTCAGCCACATGGATGTGGATGACTGGGACTTCTGA
- the LOC112259015 gene encoding STE20-related kinase adapter protein alpha isoform X3, which translates to MGSFLPDSSAYELLTIIGRGLEDLMTVNLARYRPTGEHVAIRRIDLESCTNEMVNYLQAELHVSKLFHHSSILPYRSIFIAENELWVISPFMAYGSARDLISSHFTDGMNELAIAYILLGMLKALDYIHHMGYVHRSVKASHVLISVDGQVCMSGLRSIISLIRHGQRARVVHDFPQYSIKVLPWLSPEVLQQNLQGYDFRSDIYSLGITACELANGHVPFKDMPATQMLLEKLNGTVPCLLDTTTIPPEELTMKPSRSGADSGICEGPSTGGAHHSNGEPSSSGSHPYSRTFSPHFHAFVELCLQRDPEKRPSASALIGHSFFKQIKRRPLEALPELFRPITPITGFESTQPQDAASVLASLESGLSHMDVDDWDF; encoded by the exons ATGGGAAGCTTCCTCCCCGACAGCAGCGCCTATGAGCTCCTGACCATCATCG GTCGAGGCCTGGAGGACTTGATGACCGTCAACCTTGCCAGATACAGACCCACAGGGGAACACGTAGCAATCCGTCGGATTGACCTGGAGTCCTGCACCAATGAAATGGTCAACTACCTGCAG gctGAGCTCCATGTATCTAAGCTGTTCCACCACTCCAGCATCCTGCCCTACAGGAGTATCTTCATAGCAGAGAACGAGCTGTGGGTCATCTCTCCCTTCATGGCCTATG GGTCAGCCAGAGACCTGATCAGCAGCCACTTCACTGATGGGATGAATGAGCTGGCCATCGCCTACATCCTACTGGGCATGCTCAAAGCCCTGGACTACATCCACCACATGGGCTATGTACACCG GAGCGTGAAGGCCAGCCACGTGTTGATCTCGGTAGACGGTCAGGTGTGTATGTCTGGTCTGAGGAGCATCATCAGTCTGATCCGTCACGGCCAGCGGGCCAGAGTGGTCCATGACTTCCCCCAGTACAGCATCAAGGTGCTTCCCTGGCTCAGCCCAGAGGTGCTGCAGCAG AATCTGCAGGGATACGACTTCCGGTCAGACATCTACAGTCTTGGCATCACAGCCTGTGAGCTAGCCAATGGACATGTGCCCTTCAAAGACATGCCAGCCACACAG ATGTTGCTGGAGAAGCTGAACGGGACAGTCCCCTGTCTGTTGGACACCACAACCATCCCCCCAGAGGAGCTGACCATGAAGCCCTCCCGCTCTGGGGCTGACTCTGGGATCTGTGAGGGCCCCAGCACCGGAGGGGCCCACCACTCTAACGGAGAGCCCTCCTCCTCGGGGAGCCACCCCTACAGTCGTACCTTCTCTCCCCACTTCCATGCTTTTGTGGAGCTGTGTCTCCAGAGGGACCCAGAGAAGAG ACCCTCAGCCAGTGCGCTCATTGGTCATTCCTTCTTCAAACAG ATCAAGCGTCGGCCATTGGAGGCTCTGCCTGAGCTGTTCCGGCCCATAACGCCCATCACGGGCTTTGAGAGTACCCAGCCTCAGGACGCTGCCTCTGTACTGGCCAGCCTGGAGTCTGGCCTCAGCCACATGGATGTGGATGACTGGGACTTCTGA
- the rnf113a gene encoding E3 ubiquitin-protein ligase RNF113A, translating into MAESGEPKATCTFLFKKSTKKCNARKRKASDSDKDGNSDEDKNAVVRKEKKTGSANPMIQRTKKVEREEVSSAESDEEKERKKVTVAYKSTRSAKPEGPDDMGATAIYELDTAKDNDAQAIFERSQKIQEELTGKEDDKIYRGMNNYKKHIKPKDSTMGNASSGMVRKGPIRAPEHLRATVRWDYQPDICKDYKETGFCGFGDSCKFLHDRSDYKHGWQIERELDEGRYGANDDENYEVSSDEEDMPFKCFICRESFKNPVITKCRHYFCETCALQHYRKSQRCYVCNVQTNGVFNPAKELAAKIAKHQAMLDQPPSDEED; encoded by the exons ATGGCGGAGTCAGGGGAACCCAAGGCAACCTGTACTTTTCTATTTAAAAAATCTACCAAAAAATGCAACGCTCGGAAGAGAAAAGCCAGTGACAGTGACAAAG ATGGCAACAGTGACGAAGACAAGAATGCCGTCGtcagaaaagaaaaaaagacgGGTTCAGCAAACCCTATGATTCAAAGG ACAaaaaaagtagagagagaggaggtgtcatctGCTGAAAGTGacgaggagaaagaaagaaagaaagtcacTGTCGCTTACAAGTCCACACGGTCAGCG AAACCAGAGGGGCCAGATGACATGGGAGCAACTGCAATCTATGAGCTGGACACAGCAAAGGACAATGATGCACAGGCCATCTTTGAGAGGAGTCAGAAGATCCAGGAG GAGCTGACCGGTAAAGAGGATGATAAGATCTACAGAGGAATGAACAACTACAAAAAGCACATCAAGCCCAAAGACTCCACCATGGGAAATGCATCATCTGGCATGGTCAG GAAGGGCCCAATTCGGGCCCCAGAGCACCTGAGAGCCACAGTGAGGTGGGACTACCAGCCAGACATCTGTAAGGACTACAAAGAGACTGGCTTCTGTGGCTTTGGAG ACAGCTGCAAATTCCTCCATGACCGCTCAGACTACAAACATGGCTGGCAGATTGAGAGGGAGCTGGACGAGGGGCGCTATGGGGCCAACG ATGATGAGAACTACGAGGTGAGCAGTGACGAGGAGGACATGCCCTTCAAATGCTTCATCTGCCGAGAGTCCTTTAAGAACCCCGTCATCACCAA GTGTCGGCACTACTTCTGTGAGACCTGTGCTCTTCAGCACTACCGCAAGTCCCAGCGCTGCTATGTATGTAACGTCCAGACCAACGGCGTCTTCAACCCAGCTAAAG agctGGCAGCCAAGATCGCCAAACACCAAGCCATGCTAGACCAGCCACCCTCTGATGAAGAAGATTAG
- the rundc3aa gene encoding RUN domain-containing protein 3A, whose translation MESGCVRKAMAMGLTSKKASSRSVGVERKNLITVCRFSVKTLLEKYTAEPIDDSSEEFVNFAAILEHILSHRFKGPGSWFISDGQRSFWDYIRLACSKVQNNCIASIENIENISTSRAKGRAWIRVALMEKRLSEYVATALRDTRTTRRFYDDGAIILREEATVLTGMLIGLSAIDFSFCLKGEALDGKSPAVIDFTPYLKFTQSYDYLSDEDDRCSVDSSASDESVPEHPYIPLVTDEESWRNKCRKMEQRFKIVYAQKGYLEELVRLRESQLKNVETENKKLSARLDELRVQSLQEKKELESIVLELQAQLTALIPCDSSHLTKDLSIPLVNQWPSIRGYNNQGDVKLFRRRSFHSLEQLSADVSLNSDSQKTDGQQNGDTGKDYTPSMLGLCGSLASLPSCKSMSSLKSSECLVNISMEPSPALSPS comes from the exons ATGGAATCCGGCTGTGTCCGAAAAGCAATGGCTATGGGTTTGACATCGAAAAAGGCATCTTCTCGGAGCGTCGGCGTGGAGCGAAAAAATCTCATCACCGTATGCAG ATTCTCGGTGAAGACACTCCTGGAAAAGTACACAGCCGAGCCCATCGATGACTCATCCGAGGAGTTTGTTAACTTCGCTGCAATCTTGGAACACATCCTCAGCCACCGCTTCAAAG GTCCAGGAAGCTGGTTCATCTCAGATGGCCAGCGAAGTTTCTGGGACTACATCCGGCTGGCATGCAGCAAGGTGCAGAACAACTGCATCGCCAGCATCGAAAACATTGAGAACATCAGCACCTCACGAGCCAAG GGTCGGGCATGGATCCGTGTGGCGCTGATGGAGAAGCGTCTGTCTGAGTATGTGGCCACAGCCCTGAGGGACACACGGACAACCAG GAGGTTCTATGATGACGGAGCCATCATACTGAGAGAGGAGGCCACTGTTCTGACAGGCATGCTCATTGGCCTCAGTGCCATAGACTTCAG TTTTTGCTTGAAGGGGGAGGCGCTGGATGGGAAGTCCCCTGCAGTGATTGACTTCACACCTTACCTGAAGTTCACTCagag CTATGACTACCTGAGTGATGAGGATGACCGGTGCAGTGTGGACAGCAGTGCCAGTGACGAAAGTGTCCCAGAACACCCTTACATCCCCCTGGTCACCGACGAGGAGAGCTGGAGGAACAAGTGTCGCAAGATGGAGCAGAGGTTTAAGATTGTGTATGCACAGAAG GGCTACCTGGAGGAGCTGGTGCGTCTGCGGGAGTCCCAGCTGAAGAACGTGGAGACGGAGAACAAGAAGCTGAGTGCCAGGCTGGACGAGCTCAGAGTCCAGAGCCTGCAGGAGAAGAAGGAGCTGGAGTCCATCGTACTGGAGCTGCAGGCACAACT CACTGCCCTCATCCCCTGTGATTCCTCCCACCTGACTAAGGATCTGTCCATCCCTCTGGTCAATCAGTGGCCCTCCATACGAGGCTACAACAACCAGGGGGACGTCAAGCTCTTCCGCAG GAGAAGCTTCCACAGTTTGGAGCAGCTCTCAGCTGACGTCAGTCTGAACTCTGATTCCCAGAAGACGGATGGGCAACAGAACGGAGATACAG GAAAAGACTACACCCCTTCTATGCTGGGTCTCTGTGGCTCTCTGGCCTCTCTCCCCAGCTGCAAGTCCATGTCCAGCCTCAAGTCCAGTGAGTGTCTGGTCAACATCAGCATGGAACCCAGCCCTGCACTCTCCCCCAGCTAG
- the zwi gene encoding zwilling: protein MGNTSITEGKTALSLGNTTIKRGKTKLTVGNSSITRGKKTTSLGASTIASAKTKLTMGNASFSRGTTTTSFRKAFFAKRKTL from the coding sequence ATGGGCAACACCAGCATCACCGAGGGGAAGACGGCCCTCTCCCTGGGAAACACCACTATCAAGAGGGGCAAGACCAAGCTCACTGTGGGCAACTCGTCTATCACCAGGGGCAAGAAGACCACTTCTCTGGGCGCCTCCACCATCGCCAGTGCCAAGACCAAGCTCACTATGGGCAATGCCTCCTTCAGCAggggtaccaccaccacctcgtTTCGAAAAGCCTTTTTCGCCAAACGCAAGACCCTCTAG